The stretch of DNA TGCCTTACACGGTTGCGACAATAATTCCCTCCTGGCGGGCTGCGATAGTCGATCCCGACTCGGTAATGAGGTGACCGATGATTGAACTCAGGGGTATAGAAAAGGTGTTCAATGCCGGCAAACCTAACGAGTTTAGGGCTGTGGAGGGCGTGAACCTGTCCGTTGAGGTCGGCATGATCACCGTAATCAAAGGCCCGAGCGGTTCTGGCAAGACGACATTACTGGGTATAATCGGGTGCATGGCAAGGCCTACTTCGGGAAGAATTTATCTCAGCGGGCGGCTTACACAGGTTTTACCATTTGCCGTCGAAGAAGCCTCTGCGGAGGTAACAAGTCTGCCCGAGAAATTTCTGACGGACATAAGGAGACGTGGTTTCGGATTCATCTTTCAGCAGTTCAATCTTATCAAGGGCATAACAGTGCTTGAAAACGTCATGCTCCCGGCATACCCTGAAGGAGAGGATTTCCATTCGCTGAGTGCAAGGGCCGAGGGCCTGTTGCAGGCATTCAATCTCTCCGGGAAAGTGTCATCAAGAGTCGAATGGCTTTCAGGTGGAGAGGCCCAGCGGGTGGCTATAGCCAGGGCGCTCATCAACAATCCCGCTGTGGTGATAGCGGACGAACCCACTGCCCATCTCGACACGAAACTTTCCGGTGAGTTCATGG from Thermodesulfovibrionales bacterium encodes:
- a CDS encoding ABC transporter ATP-binding protein, with protein sequence MIELRGIEKVFNAGKPNEFRAVEGVNLSVEVGMITVIKGPSGSGKTTLLGIIGCMARPTSGRIYLSGRLTQVLPFAVEEASAEVTSLPEKFLTDIRRRGFGFIFQQFNLIKGITVLENVMLPAYPEGEDFHSLSARAEGLLQAFNLSGKVSSRVEWLSGGEAQRVAIARALINNPAVVIADEPTAHLDTKLSGEFMAIMAQLRDKGETVIIASHDPIVYDAPIVDRVVEMRDGRIGAERRTK